In Halorubellus sp. JP-L1, one DNA window encodes the following:
- a CDS encoding universal stress protein yields the protein MVSRVLVPMGDSEMAEQALRHALEVYPSAEIAVVHVVGGASSMMGQAASLALEADTEGAMAERAETVLERARAIASDYDAEIETDVLAGRPAKAIVERAAAFDVVVVGSHGGSVVDRLFGGDVAKSVFEGSPVTATVVREDQS from the coding sequence ATGGTATCACGCGTCTTGGTTCCGATGGGCGACTCCGAGATGGCCGAGCAGGCGCTTCGGCACGCGCTGGAGGTCTATCCGTCCGCGGAGATCGCCGTCGTCCACGTGGTCGGCGGAGCGTCGTCGATGATGGGTCAGGCGGCGAGTCTCGCGCTCGAAGCGGACACCGAGGGGGCGATGGCGGAACGCGCCGAAACGGTCCTCGAACGTGCGAGAGCGATCGCTTCGGACTACGACGCGGAGATAGAAACGGACGTGCTGGCGGGGCGACCCGCGAAGGCCATCGTGGAGCGAGCCGCGGCGTTCGACGTGGTCGTCGTCGGGAGTCACGGCGGGTCGGTGGTCGACCGACTGTTCGGCGGGGACGTCGCGAAGTCGGTGTTCGAGGGGTCGCCGGTCACGGCGACGGTGGTTCGAGAGGATCAGTCGTAG
- a CDS encoding ArgE/DapE family deacylase — protein MESLDAVDGGEVRSVLSSIVEYASTPGEEAAVVAWFRDRLEEWGFETVTWEADANVLAEHPSFPDDPAAIDVADRPSVGGVLEFGDPDAGRTLVLNGHVDVVPASEGSWSSPPFEATWNGDELTARGAADMKGGVVAAAFAARAAAERARDRGLDGRLVVEAVAGEEEGGIGAASAALDSPYDFERDACIVAEPTELDCITAVEGSLMGEIRLEGRSAHAATRWRGESAIEHFERVHEALRAFERERDETITHPLYDEFPIRWPVNVGTVRAGEWASSVPAALEAGVRVGVAPGETVDEVEGAVRERLRAVADADAWTRDNPPVFEREGIQFEPAAVDVDEPVVDAVRDAMTSAGLDDEPHGATYGADSRHYVAAGIPTVVFGPGSIDQAHFPDETVDVTEVREAAAVIADAAVGFLDGE, from the coding sequence ATGGAGTCACTGGATGCGGTGGATGGTGGCGAGGTGCGGTCAGTGTTGTCGTCGATCGTGGAGTATGCGTCGACGCCGGGTGAGGAGGCTGCGGTGGTCGCGTGGTTCCGTGATCGGCTCGAGGAGTGGGGGTTCGAGACGGTGACGTGGGAGGCGGACGCGAACGTGCTCGCGGAGCATCCGTCGTTCCCGGACGACCCGGCGGCGATTGACGTCGCGGATCGGCCGAGCGTCGGCGGCGTCCTCGAGTTCGGCGATCCGGATGCGGGGCGGACGCTCGTCCTGAACGGGCACGTGGACGTCGTGCCGGCGTCGGAGGGATCGTGGTCGAGTCCGCCGTTCGAGGCGACGTGGAACGGCGACGAACTCACGGCGCGTGGTGCGGCGGACATGAAGGGCGGGGTGGTCGCGGCGGCGTTCGCGGCGCGTGCGGCCGCCGAGCGTGCTCGCGACCGCGGGCTCGACGGCCGTCTCGTCGTGGAGGCGGTCGCTGGCGAGGAGGAGGGTGGGATCGGTGCGGCGAGTGCTGCGTTGGATTCGCCGTACGACTTCGAGCGCGACGCGTGCATCGTCGCGGAACCGACCGAGCTGGACTGTATCACGGCGGTCGAGGGGAGTCTCATGGGCGAGATCCGGTTGGAGGGGCGGAGTGCGCACGCGGCGACGCGGTGGCGTGGCGAGAGCGCAATCGAGCACTTCGAGCGCGTTCACGAAGCGTTGCGTGCGTTCGAGCGTGAGCGCGACGAGACCATCACGCATCCGCTGTACGACGAGTTCCCGATCCGGTGGCCGGTGAACGTCGGAACGGTTCGCGCGGGCGAGTGGGCGTCGTCGGTGCCGGCGGCGCTCGAGGCGGGCGTCCGGGTGGGTGTCGCGCCCGGGGAGACGGTCGACGAGGTCGAGGGCGCGGTCCGCGAGCGGTTGCGTGCGGTCGCGGACGCGGACGCGTGGACGCGAGACAATCCGCCGGTGTTCGAGCGCGAGGGTATCCAGTTCGAGCCGGCGGCGGTCGACGTCGACGAGCCGGTCGTGGACGCGGTCCGCGATGCGATGACGAGCGCGGGTCTGGACGACGAACCGCACGGGGCGACGTACGGTGCGGACTCCCGGCACTACGTGGCGGCGGGGATTCCGACGGTCGTGTTCGGTCCGGGGAGTATCGATCAGGCGCACTTCCCGGACGAGACGGTCGACGTCACCGAAGTGCGCGAGGCGGCTGCGGTGATTGCGGACGCGGCGGTCGGGTTCCTCGATGGGGAGTGA